Within the Zingiber officinale cultivar Zhangliang unplaced genomic scaffold, Zo_v1.1 ctg139, whole genome shotgun sequence genome, the region CTGAATGGAATAGGAAAAACAACAACACTTCTTATATATTGGTTACTGTCACAGTTTTCAGGTAATTGAGCCACCTAGAAGTATTCCATTCATTGCTTTACATCCATATTAGAAAATCAACACCAAGATTTTACTGATCCAAGATAATCTACATTTTGACCAGCAACATGCACTTCTCATATGACAGCTACAAAGCTAAAAGGTTTGCAACAATAaagctaaaataataataaacgaaaagaaaagaaaagaaaaagagagcATAGACAACCTGTCGCGGAGAATTCTGAAATCTTCGGAAATAGTTCAATAGCTCTTCCTTTCTCAATTCTTCATCATAGGCTTTCCGCTTCAAAGAATCTAACAGAACCTGGTAAGATAAAAATGATCAGGATaaatttttgttgttttttacaTTAATGAATGTTTGGGTAATGGATAAGAGGAGAAGAAAATATATAACTTGCAGTGAGGAAAAAAGATAAGGATTTCCACCTCATATCCATTTTGGAGCTTTTTAAATGCTTCTGCAGCTTTGTCGTTACCCATATTTTTATCAGGGTGGACAAGCATTGCCTAAGCCAGTTTGTGAACATTAATTAGTTAAAATATGTACTGATAAGCAGAAACCAAAAAGTCGATAGATTGCAACTATCACCTTCTTTCTATACTCTCTCTTGAGTTGAGTGACATCTACATTTTCATAGCGTGAGAAACCTAGAGCTGAATAGTGATCTGAGCACTTCAACAACCGAGCCACTTCATCTTCAGAGGTCAATTCCTCAGTTCCACTAGTTGAAGGAAAGCCTGAGCTACGATCAGGTGGCATATTAGATGAAGAATGGAAAGCATCGCCCCCATGTGAAGAATGAGAAGACTCCCTAAAGGAAAAGCCAGCTTGACTCTGGTTTTGCCTAGCTTCCCCTGAAGCACTGCCAGACTTATAGTCATTAATGTTATTCTTCAGAAAGTAAATAAGAAAATCCGTGGAAATAAAAGAAGCATTAAGGCTGAAGAACAGCCCAAGCCATCCTAAGTAGCATCTAACACAGTGCATAGAATATAGTGTGGTGATAAGGAGGGCAATCCGATCATGGCCGAGCACAAATGTGATTCCTGTGTAAGAGAAAGTAAAGTGTCAATAGACCAATTTAGCTATTGTTGTACTTCACAAGGGCCTTAATATCATTATAAGCACTGGAGGCTACCTGAAAGAATTGACACAAACCCTGTTACCCAAAAGCTGCCATAGAACCACAAGATCCCCATAGCAAGGACAGCCAAAATCAGAATTGATAGTCCAATACCAATGACAATTACCATTGCAGTAGCAATGACCTGTTCATAAAGGATAACTAAAATTCTAAGACTTATAAAAAGGTAAACAATCAAATActaaacttcaagtaaacaaaaGTGTCAACGACAATTCATTCCTGCAAAATTATTAGAAACAATGTCCAAAGAAAGAGAAATACATCAACAGTGAGAACAGAAGATGAAAGAAAAGGTGAAGAAGGAACAATAAAAAAATCTCAACCATATAACAAAAAGTTTATGCACATGAACAAACATATGAATGATTAAGGCTATAGTTATGTCTTGTTAAGATAAAAGGTAAGTGGATCTTCAAACTCTTGAATTTGGTTTTTAAACTTGTCATTTATGCATGACAACAATCAGAGTTCATTGACCATACTACCTGTGGACTTGTGCTCATCAGGGAGTACGACCAGTATGAGGCAAGTCCAATTACAGTCGAACTTTACTGATCAAACAATTTCTATCAATCCTTTGTATCAATGCATGGAAACAAACTAAATCAAGGGAGTAACAAGTGAGCTCAAGATGCAGTACAACATCTGGAGCAACCAGGTGCAGTACAGCAAAAACAAAAGGCACTATCAAGTAAGAGGAACGTAGCAAATAGAAAAGAAATGCAGAGAAGTGTTGAAGATTGTTTTTGCAGGCATAGagtacaacaacaataacaaccaaacATTATTCCACTAAGTGAGGTCAGCTTTGGCATGCATAGAGTAAATGGATATATTTTACTGTGAACTAGTTAACCAAAAGAAGAATCAAATGAATTAACAGTTGTAATTTACCATGACTATTATCATTTTCACAAATCCAATCATTGCAGTAATTGAAAGTATGCTGCACCAAACTGTTGTAAGGAAAGATGTTGTTCCCAACCGTAACAGAGAATCAAGACCTCGAATACTGCAGTCCAGCCAAACCATGGATAGAAGCAAAACCAATTTACCACAATACATAGCCCATGCCAAAATAATAGGATAAGCATGTCCAAGTTTAGCACGAGCATAACACTGACTCTTGTGGATAACAGAATTTATTGCTTTGAACCATGGTTTCTGTTCTTCAAGCCAACGAGTAGCTGCTGTAGAAACATATAGGACCGAAGATCTTAAGTTCCTTGAAGCCATGGCTATGAAAGTTGCATTGTTACTTTCAACATGCAGTCCATCAATGTCGGAAAAAGTTCCATCAGTTCCTGCTTTCTTGGAAGCATCTGAAGAAGGCTTGCTCCTTGAAAGATCATGTAAATTGCGAGACTTATCCATTGTTTGAGGTAAAATTGGGTTTTCATCATCTGATTTCTCTCCAGCAAGAGCATGCCCAGCTCGTTGTCTGTTCTTTTTGCCATTTGCTTTAGTTTTTTTTGTCTTTGCACCAGGACTCCTTGAATGACAAAGATTATCAGTATTTAGGTGATCAGTTTCAGCAGGCATTCCATTTTGTATCTCTGATTTTTCTTTAACTGAATCTGAAATTACAGCAGTATGGTCAGGTGTATTACAATTCAACCCATTCCTTTGTTGGTATCCCTTTCTAGCCATAGAGTTATGCTGCAAATGAACAACACAAAGGTGTACCAGCAGAATCCAGAGGTCCAACAAGAACctcaaaatatcatgtcatgttgtCCACAAAAGTTAGCACCTGCAGGAGTAATGACAACTTAGACCAAACAAATACTTGGCATGAattaagaagaaaaaggaaattgTAACTATAATTGGCTTGGAAACATGAACTTAAGCAAGTGAAAGAAACTAACACATTATGACAAGAATACCATGCAACATCTAAGAAGATCACCTAGAAAATCTAAATTAGTGCATACAAGAGATTGTCATGAAACATTCTAAGCTCATTCAAATATCCAAACATGTAACATCATTGTTTGTAAATGATGCTTCTAGACAATCAAAATTCTTATTGTGCTATTAGGTAGAGCATACACAACAGCAAAAACAAGATAGCCCAATTATTCAGGGATCCTCATAAACTCAAACTGAATTAAAATATTGACAATATTGGGAGGAAAAATAAATATTGATAAACCAAACAACGCTAGAACACATCGTTCTACCTAAAGTCTAAAAAATCAGCTTCAAGAGAGATGAAAATTAATTCACAAAAGAATGCATGCCAACTAACTACTGTCTTCAAAAGGCATTGAGATAACTACATGTGAAAAGTACTTCTTTATGGACGCCATGACATTGAAACTAATAGAAAAGGCTGTTTGGAAGGATGACATTAATGTTGAGTACGCTGTCGCACATATAAGTTATCATAGATGTTCCCTTCTTCCACAGAAAAAATAGGGTTTCACGATGATTAGGTCATATTTCAACAGATAGGCAATATGATAAAATCAGCAAGAAGATTAACATAGCAATTGCTATCGCTTATATTGAATATTCCAATTaagaatcagaaaaaaaaaaaactgcacaAAACCAACTAGCTGTTCTAACTACTGCCTAAGTGAACATCCATGAAGCAAgtctttttttttcataagcatCTAGGTTGAATATTTCTGGTGACAACTAATACCTAAAGTGCACAAAGATTCAGCGTTATTAGATCATATATTTACTATGTCCTCTGCTCTGTATGTACTCTACAATTGCCAGACAAAAAGGAAAAAACAATCGACTTGCTAGACTTGGCAGACAATCTACTTATCTACAACACCATAAAGCCCAACAATACAAAACACGTACAAATACAAGTAATGAAAACCTAATCAACAAACTCGTAATCGAATCAAAACCGACAAATCCCAGAACATAATAAAAACATCAACATACGAAAAAACCTAGAACCCGCACCAATATATCTACCAATTCCATTTCAAGCCGCAAGGAAAACCAATCCGACAAGTAGAAAAAGGGGCAAAAACCGAATTCGATCATGCAAAGTCAATTTAGGGTCGACGACTTATTCGCACACCACAATCGAGGCGTTCAAGTAAAGCGATGAGATTATTGATTAGTTACCTTAAGAGGCGATTGGACACGAGATCCTGCAAATGGAGATTGAGATAGGAGAAGAAGAGCCGTATTGAGATCGCCTTACGCCTCCCGCTTCCTCTGCTTCCGCGTTCGCTTCTTCCTCGTCGGCGGCACAGTGAATAGCGACGGCGAAGACGAAGAgcgaagaagagagagagaggattgaataaaataaaatatagcgAAGAGGGGAGAACCGGGGAACCTATAAACACACGGACATTCTATACTCGTAAGCTTCACGCGCTGAGGTGGCAGTACTTCGCTCCTCCTTAGTAGGACCCACTCCACATATTGAAAAGAGAACGAGATGAGCTGGCAGTTGGCATATGCTAGCGTTTTCGaacccatacccttcattattattattatttattattattattttaacatttaattattattattatcataacacaaatttatatatatacacTAATATAAGACATTGAAATCACActctttataataaaattatattaattaaaatattttaacattaattaaagtattttaacattaaaatactaaagtatctaacttttaaaaatctgaattatttagGTCTTTTAAAATccgaattatttaaattttcgaaTATCATCCATACGATTtctctatgaaaaaaattaatttaatttaatattatacttattttaataaaaaaaacctaagaaaaatatattttttaacattgtcagcctaaaatatttatagaaatttcttttgatCATAATGtttcaattctaagatgtggaactaaagagaactatattttttttttatataaaacaatcagagaaaattaatgatgagaaaaattcatagctaagtctcgaactctagatcactgattgtttcgcttgtagaattactaataaattttgaaattatttttagtgtgaatagaaaaaatgatattaaaataaattcattttaaacttcacgttagtaaaggggggaaatttttaataaaatagataaataatcatTATTCCATTTGTTTTTTCCATCCAATATTTTTGGCCAGTTAATCCAAACCAACACTCATACATCAAAACCTCAGTTTTACTTCAAGAAAATGGATCTAAACTTGCATCTGAATTCGATTCGATCTCGCAAGAAAAGCAATCTATCGTCGAAGTGTTGGAAGACGCTGACCCTTCAAGAATGAGTTGACCAGCACAAGAGCTTCTCGTGGCTTGTTCAGTGGCACCAAGTGCCCTGCTCCTCTAACTGTCACCATGGACAACCCTTTGTACTCCACAAACCTTCCTCCTACCTacaccaacaacaacaacaacaaacaagCCACAAACACGATTACTTACGATCAACAAGCGAATACTCTTACTACAATTGGCTAATTCGTCTTGCCGAAAGCAATGACCTGGTGGTTTAGAAACCATGGCTGCCACTGAGACTCAAGAGGAAGGCCTAAAGCTTCAACACAGTATCTAGATCCAATCACTGGCACTCTGCCATCAGTGTCTCCACTGCAATGTTAGAGTTTCGACTTGCATCAGAGTTCAAACAAGCTTTGCTCATGGGCTGATTACACTTCATTTAAAATATACCTGTAGATCCAAATTCTCAGGCCTGCTCTTATGAGCTTGGAGTAGATTGGGAGAACAGATAAGACTGTGAAATTGTATGTTCCCAATATGGAGTCACTGCAATGGCATGAACCCTACTCAGTTTTCCTTTTCTTCCATCTTTTTTTTCTGTCTATGAAGACATATGAGAATAAAACTTACTTGCAAACACTCCACCTTCCAACTTTTCCTGTCACATTGGCATGTAGTGATTTCTGCACATCAATTCTATTGAAATACTCTTCGGCATAGTTCGAGAAGCATGGATCATACCCTGAGTACCTTCTTATTCTCCTCGCCAAGCTTTTCTGCAACACCACACGAAATTGTTTCTGATCCTTTGATCCAATAAGAAAGGAAAGGTGAATTGAGTTGCAAATTGATCACCTTAGTGACACTACTTTCATCAGGATCAACAGCTGATGATGAGGACTGAGGAAGGTTGCACTTTGGAGCATAAATGTTGTAGATATCAATCTCATTGTACTGTTTGAAGACGGCATTCATGGCCTCATTGCATCGATTTGTCCAGTCTAAGAGCTTGAAGTCGCAGACACGCTTGGCGAGCTCGTAAACTTGGTCCGAAACCACAGAGTGGCTCCATGCATATTCCAACAACCCCTTTGAGTCATAGTAGTCATCAGTTTCAGGGTTGCCAACCTTCAACAAATATATACATTTTGAGCAAATACTCTTAAAAATACAATTTTTTTCGATATATCGATATTTTTGCGTGCTTACTAAGAAGCCCTTGAGATTAATGTGGGGGAAGTTGTTTGCATCCTTGTTGTGATCATACACAAGCTCAGCTAACTGGGGAACATAGTGACCTATAACATGAGTTTAGGAGATAAAACCACATACTgaatacaaaaggaaaagaagagaatgaGGACAATCCACTTTACTTTGAATGATAATATGGTCAAATTACTTTTTCTATGGCAATGACATCCACCAAGGACATTATTGATtctctttaatttttttctcCTAATTGATGGATACATTCTGAAACTTTCCAGTTTTCagttccttttattttattttattttattttattttgtatttctatgaTAATTTTGGAATGTTTATCACCTGCATAGCTTTCTCCTGCTATGTAAAAATCATGTGATTGGTACTCTGGGAACTTGCTCAACCAGTTTACAAGGAAGCTATAAGCATCCTCAGCTACAAGaagaacaaacaaaaaaaatcataattcaaTCATTTCAACAAGCATAAACCTGTAACATATTCTGAAATGATAACACAAGTTCATTACCCACAAATCCATCATCTAGTTTTGATAGATCAGAGGATGTGTTAGTGTAAGAGAATCCAACACCAATAGGAGACTCCACAAACAGTAAATTTGCCTCtgaaaacaaacaaaaacaatataaaattaaaaatggaaCCATGATCTTAAAATTTTCAGAAAGGAGTAATAGGGAACCTTTATTCCAAGCATATTTATTGAACTGAAGCCCTGTTGCATGTGTACTGACCCTGAGAGGCCCCAATTCCACAGCTGCTCCATAGCCAATGGATGAGCAGCCAGGGCCTGAAAATGAAGGAGAGGCACATTAAATGAACTGAAAGACCTGAAATCAGAAGTGAGATGCATTAAATAGATAACCTCCATTGAGCCAGAGGAGAAGAGGTCTCTTTGATGGCAAAGTTTGAGCCTCAAAGAACCAGTAAAAGAGGGCCCTGCCATTTCGTTCGTTCACTGTAATGTAACCTGCGAAGTGAGAGATGGGTGGAGCAGTTGGCTGGCCAGGGAGATTAAAGACCCTGTCAGATTCTTGAACGGCTTTAATGCTTCTGAGGAAGAAGAGTGTGAGATAAATGAAGCTGAAATAAGAGGAGCAGCTTCTTTTGGTGGATTTCATGGCTTGGAAAGGTAGAATGGGGAAGAAAGATGAGAATGAATGGAGATGAAGGGTGAAGGTGACGAAGAAATAGTGGTAAACCTGCAGGAATCAGAAGATAAGGACCATAGACTTGGTGGTAGCTAGCTGCTTAGTAGGAAAAACAAAATGTAGTGGACTGGAGACATCAGGGAAAATTGGATCTTGAAAAGCAAGGCTTGATAGATCAGGTCAAAGCTTCATGCAGTCTTTGAATGATGCATGAATTGGCAAAATTTGAGGGTGGCTTATGATCTTATCCAGAGGCATGGCAGGCTTTGTCTGGTCTGTTTGGCTGCATTTGATCTGCTGTTGTCAGAAGTTTGAAAATTAGTAACAATATGTTTCAGGATTTAGATACTTTGCTTTTGTGATAGTGAGATTGGCATTAGGTTAACAGCACTAGCTAGGAAAACAACAAAATGCATGGTTTTGTTTCTAAGAAATGAATGCTGGACTTCTCCAAACagacaagggaaaaaaaaaacagaaagcagTTTTTAAGTGTTGAGGTTCAATTTGTCAGTGTAGAAAGTTGAAAGGGGACAAGATAAGAGGCCCTTTGCAAAAGGAGTATAtgctttttcttcaaaattagtttttatatattttttttacatgcaTTTGCAAGAATAgcaatgttttttttactttatttttttttatcgcaTCATAGTCTAGGATAATAAAAAGAAGTTTACTTTATGTTTTAATAATTTAGGTATCTAACTTTTCAAATCAATTAATCTTGGACATGATGAACTCAACTCCATCAGATTCAGCTCAAGTCTATTTGAGATTCTAGGTGAAAAAAATAAATcgaaattgtttttaaaaaaattatcacctttttatttaatttggaaTGACAGTGGTggatttcatatttttaaaataaattaaaatattaattttaaaaaaaaaattatatataatttaaattttctgtttatgagatgtaaaattattaactaaattttcatattcaaatgttttgattataatttttttaattgataaaattattaaattatttaatttttttaatggtgGAATAAATAAGactttattcatttttaaaaatataaataaatattaatttttattttgattaattagaatgtgtacataaataaatatttatatcttTAGGATAATAAATGTATAAATGCTCTAAAAATTATGGACATAGTTATACGTTTATAAGCATTTGGATAACCTAATTCAATGAAGTATAAATTTTGCtatattaaataatatattattatttgaTATAATAATGTACCTCAAGGAGATAATATGTGTATAATTCACTTAGTCAAAAATGAATGTATTCAGAATTGTTTAGAAATATAGAAAGATAAAAGTATGTTTAATTGCTCAAATGAAAGACACGGAGAACCATCcttgtaaaaaagaaaaaaattgaaaaattaagaatAATGAAATAGGACAATAATAGTTAAAATCATGCTCATGTCCTCAACTCATCACACAAAAAGTaaataaatacaaaaatacaTGTACAAAatgataaaactaaatacaatccCTAGAAAATAAAGATCATAATGAGACTAAATAAAttattatcatttatcaagaGCCTCTTTAggcaaacaaataaataaataaaagaaaaataaatcatatttttcatcacataaaaaaaatacaaacaagacaagggggaaaattgattttttttaatgactataaatatatttaaataaaagttaaatttaagAACAAATGTATCAATATTTGAACCTAATCAAAATAAGGAGCATAATAATACCAACTGGATTAGCATTAGGGCTAGATATAATTTCTCTTCCTTAATCTCAATGAACAAGAGAAGTATAGAGAGAAAGCGTTGGAAAAGGCAAAGACGgggaactaaaaaaaaaatatttttattttatattatataaataaaaaatttctaatttatattCTTACCGATTAGAGAAAGCGTCATCAACAAAGGACAAACGTAACAAAAGAAAGCTATGATTGAGAGATATCAAAGAGATAgattatatattataaaataaGATACATAattaacaataaatataaaaagtGCCTTTTTATAGGTTGGAACTTTAACCACATCTTTACAAAATTAGAAGTTTGACTATAGAATGACATCATCCAAATCTTTTATTAAGCGTGTCCTATTTTTATTCATtctcttaaaaatatatatataaaaatattcaatatattaaaaataatgagtTTAATAAAAATTGAGATTCTAGACATAGTCCTTAATCTAAGCCGACCCTAGGCAACACAGAAACTTTCTATCTTCAACTAGAGTAAATTAGAAAGTATGAACAACTCATTACTTTACAACCAATATTTCAGGATTATCTTCAAGGAAATTAATCCGACGGaaggaaattaattttataattcgtCATAGCTTAGACACATGGATTAACTACGAAAAGATAGGAAGATGGTACAAGAAAGAACCATCACTTGAAACTACAGCATAAGAGCATTCTTGCCCCACGGGCATGGCACAGTGTTTAAAATGTAATGAAGATAAATTAAGTATCACGGTTCAATATCTGCTGGGATATATGCTAGTGCTGAATTTAGTGAAAAAACATAGACCTAGCGCGAACGTGGACCGAAGCAGTGGCGGATCCAGGAATTTAAAAATAGAGGGGCGATTTTTACAAAGAAGGAGGGACGATATCCTCCATATGTTCTCGTCTCTTGTTTCAGCCATTCAAAAATTTCCTGGTTAATCTCGCTTCACAGACAACCTTTCTGAAGAACAAAACAAGATTGAATTTAAAGTTAAGAATAGAAAAACAAAGGCAACAAAGGAAATGGGAGTCTCACTTATAAGTTCATATGTCACTATCATTGAGGTACCCCAAAGGGACATGTTCAAGAACCTAGGTCCAAAACCTCGATAAAATCCTTGCCAACCATCTTCCTCGACCAGTCGCCTCATCGTCTTTAGGACCGACGGCCTTCCTTTGTAGTTGTTCATGACCTGCATATCGAAGAAAGCACAAAGTTTTCTATAAAAACTATCCTCACTTGAGCATGTTTATTATACTAATCAAACCCATTTCATGGTTCAGGAACTAAATTTACCTGGAGTCTGGTCTTGACTGTATCTATCGGAGTTGTGATAATTGATGAACAAGCACCTGCGAGTGTTCCTGCTGTCGCCTGAACCATCACTAACTCCAAGTGAGATGGTTTTAGCTCCATGTCAATTCCATACCCCAAGCTCCTGTTGAATGTTATTGGCCAGTTTAGTATTACTACTAAGATATTACCACAACAAAAGTCATTAAGTTACTGAACTTGATTCAATTGTGAAAACAGTGAGAGATTGTTTCGGTTATtacctccaaataatatgctgaGCCGCACCGTATGCACCCCACCAGAGAGCAGATGCAGGCGATTGAGTTGATAAGGTTATACCAAAACCTCTATAAAGACCGCGAATTCCCTCCCTCCTGAGAACCTTTTGAATCACATCGAACGGGCCATTATATCTTGTCATTCCAGGTAAACCTTGAACCATTAATCTTTGGGAAATCTGACAAACCACAAAAATTACCACAATTTTCCAACAATGTGCAATCAATGAAATAAAAACAACTTACCACATCCAAAGGCACAAAATAGCCACATGAAACTACATTTGAGACAAGTCCTGCTGCTCCATTGGCCAATGCAATTCGTGCTGCCTCAGAAATATCCTGCTCTTCTGTGTATTTGAGCATCATATCTTTAGAAACTTCAAGAGATGTGAGAGCCAAAACTCGACCAGGGAGAGATCCAATAGCTGAGGTGCCAAAACCTCGATATAGTCCAGGAATTCCATCATATTTAAGTATTCTTCTGAACACAGAGAAACCATGCATTTCTGAGAGACCTGCTTCAGCCACTTGCATTCTAGTTTTAACAACAGCTGTTGGATGCAATACTCCAGATTGAAAAGTGAAGAGGATGGCGCCGATGACGTGAAATTTTGTTTTGTCCAACCTTTCCAAGTAAAACACataattagttaaattttcaGACTGTCAAGT harbors:
- the LOC122036336 gene encoding uncharacterized protein LOC122036336 — protein: MARKGYQQRNGLNCNTPDHTAVISDSVKEKSEIQNGMPAETDHLNTDNLCHSRSPGAKTKKTKANGKKNRQRAGHALAGEKSDDENPILPQTMDKSRNLHDLSRSKPSSDASKKAGTDGTFSDIDGLHVESNNATFIAMASRNLRSSVLYVSTAATRWLEEQKPWFKAINSVIHKSQCYARAKLGHAYPIILAWAMYCGKLVLLLSMVWLDCSIRGLDSLLRLGTTSFLTTVWCSILSITAMIGFVKMIIVMVIATAMVIVIGIGLSILILAVLAMGILWFYGSFWVTGFVSILSGITFVLGHDRIALLITTLYSMHCVRCYLGWLGLFFSLNASFISTDFLIYFLKNNINDYKSGSASGEARQNQSQAGFSFRESSHSSHGGDAFHSSSNMPPDRSSGFPSTSGTEELTSEDEVARLLKCSDHYSALGFSRYENVDVTQLKREYRKKAMLVHPDKNMGNDKAAEAFKKLQNGYEVLLDSLKRKAYDEELRKEELLNYFRRFQNSPRQKGKHGIFRPGFSHSETEYEGSYKGESRRIACKKCKDFHIWICTDKSKSQARWCQDCKEFHQAKDGDGWVEQSSQPLLLGLMQKLDLPRVYVCANSKIYEVTDWFACQGMNCPANTHKPSFHVNTSLTKQASFKGTGTASSSTPRDETMTEEEFFEWLQNAMQSGMFETNSTTPSESPSPANGSSSSKSSSTKRKKKGKKQW
- the LOC122036338 gene encoding serine carboxypeptidase-like 26, coding for MKSTKRSCSSYFSFIYLTLFFLRSIKAVQESDRVFNLPGQPTAPPISHFAGYITVNERNGRALFYWFFEAQTLPSKRPLLLWLNGGPGCSSIGYGAAVELGPLRVSTHATGLQFNKYAWNKEANLLFVESPIGVGFSYTNTSSDLSKLDDGFVAEDAYSFLVNWLSKFPEYQSHDFYIAGESYAGHYVPQLAELVYDHNKDANNFPHINLKGFLVGNPETDDYYDSKGLLEYAWSHSVVSDQVYELAKRVCDFKLLDWTNRCNEAMNAVFKQYNEIDIYNIYAPKCNLPQSSSSAVDPDESSVTKKSLARRIRRYSGYDPCFSNYAEEYFNRIDVQKSLHANVTGKVGRWSVCNDSILGTYNFTVLSVLPIYSKLIRAGLRIWIYSGDTDGRVPVIGSRYCVEALGLPLESQWQPWFLNHQVGGRFVEYKGLSMVTVRGAGHLVPLNKPREALVLVNSFLKGQRLPTLRR
- the LOC122036341 gene encoding solute carrier family 25 member 44-like; translation: MAVEADVAVADLSLSETDINWDRLDKTKFHVIGAILFTFQSGVLHPTAVVKTRMQVAEAGLSEMHGFSVFRRILKYDGIPGLYRGFGTSAIGSLPGRVLALTSLEVSKDMMLKYTEEQDISEAARIALANGAAGLVSNVVSCGYFVPLDVISQRLMVQGLPGMTRYNGPFDVIQKVLRREGIRGLYRGFGITLSTQSPASALWWGAYGAAQHIIWRSLGYGIDMELKPSHLELVMVQATAGTLAGACSSIITTPIDTVKTRLQVMNNYKGRPSVLKTMRRLVEEDGWQGFYRGFGPRFLNMSLWGTSMIVTYELIKRLSVKRD